The Synchiropus splendidus isolate RoL2022-P1 chromosome 1, RoL_Sspl_1.0, whole genome shotgun sequence genome includes a window with the following:
- the LOC128752578 gene encoding choline O-acetyltransferase-like isoform X3, which translates to MPILERDSSRDLSSEVLPKVPVPPLKQTLDTYLKCVQHLVKEEQFRKTKAIVEKFGAPGGTGELLQRKLLERRERMKNWVYDYWLEDMYLNNRLALPVNSSPVMVFPKQTFRDPKDALRYAARLVRGVLEYKALIEARELAVEFARGQLAGTPLCMEQYNRLFTSYRYPGLKTDVLKVQMKTSSSTSEHIIVARKNQFFALDVVMNNKPLSETEILTQLERIMLMAEKAGETLPPVGILTSDGRAEWAQARDILVKDQTNRTSLALIESCVCVLCLDEPSGLQPTDTNRALLMLHGGGPEKNGANRWYDKSMQFVVGLDGVCGVVCEHSPFEGVVLVQCSEYLVNYISGTPSKSARTTSAKELPPPRRLIWKYDANTQRKLTASTERLQRLVNNLDMDVFKFREYGKDFIKKQKMSPDAFVQVALQLAFYKCNRRLVSTYESASIRRFQDGRVDNIRSATAEALAFVQAMTEERSPFTNAEKMKRLREAIDAQTNYTIAAITGMAIDNHLLGLLRTATELKLEKPEIFSDETFLASNQFILSTSQVPTTVEMFCCYGPVVPNGYGACYNPQSDHILFCVSSFWENTQTSSAVFVKALHEAMLDIRDLCNSCCPASPKVANNSPGPSRPQRPGK; encoded by the exons ATGCCAATTTTGGAGAGAGACTCGTCAAGGGACCTGAGCAGCGAG GTCTTGCCCAAGGTCCCGGTGCCGCCACTGAAGCAAACACTTGACACCTACTTGAAGTGTGTCCAGCatctggtgaaggaggagcagTTCAGGAAAACCAAGGCCATTGTGGAGAAGTTCGGCGCTCCTGGTGGGACTGGAGAGCTTCTGCAAAGGAAGCTTCTCGAGAGGCGGGAGAGGATGAAAAACTGG GTTTATGACTACTGGCTGGAGGACATGTACCTGAACAACCGCCTGGCTCTGCCGGTCAACTCCAGCCCAGTCATGGTTTTCCCTAAGCAGACGTTCCGCGATCCCAAAGATGCTCTCAG ATACGCTGCTCGTCTTGTCAGAGGAGTGTTGGAGTACAAAGCCCTCATTGAGGC GCGAGAGCTTGCAGTGGAGTTTGCCCGGGGCCAGCTGGCCGGGACGCCGCTGTGCATGGAGCAGTATAACCGCCTCTTTACCTCGTACCGCTACCCGGGTCTGAAGACTGACGTGCTGAAGGTCCAGATGAAGACAAGCTCCTCGACATCTGAGCACATCATCGTGGCACGCAAAAATCAG TTTTTTGCACTGGATGTGGTCATGAACAACAAACCACTGAGTGAGACAGAGATTCTGACCCAACTGGAGAGAATCATGCTGATGGCTGAAAAGGCAGGAGAGACACTGCCCCCTGTTGGAATCCTGACATCAGACGGAAGAGCGGAATGGGCCCAGGCCAGGGACATACTCGTGAAAG ATCAGACCAACAGGACGTCCCTGGCTCTGATtgagagctgtgtgtgtgtcttgtgtttGGACGAGCCCAGTGGCCTCCAGCCCACTGACACCAACAGAGCCCTGCTGATGCTGCACGGTGGAGGTCCAGAGAAGAACGGAGCCAATCGTTGGTACGACAAGTCCATGCAG TTTGTGGTAGGACTGGATGGTGTGTGTGGGGTCGTCTGTGAGCATTCCCCGTTTGAGGGTGTGGTCCTGGTTCAGTGCTCGGAATACCTGGTCAACTACAT TAGCGGGACACCCTCGAAAAGTGCAAGGACCACAAGCGCCAAAGAACTTCCTCCCCCTAGACGATTGATCTGGAAATATGACGCCAACACACAGAGAAAACTGACAGCTTCTACAGAGCGACTGCAGAG GCTGGTCAACAATTTGGACATGGACGTCTTCAAGTTCCGAGAATATGGGAAAGATTTCATCAAAAAGCAGAAGATGAGTCCAGACGCCTTCGTGCAAGTTGCCCTGCAGCTCGCCTTTTACAA GTGCAACAGGCGACTCGTCTCCACGTACGAAAGTGCGTCAATACGCCGGTTCCAGGACGGACGCGTGGACAACATCCGCTCAGCCACCGCCGAGGCACTGGCCTTCGTCCAGGCCATGACAGAAGAGCGATCCCCGTTCACC aatgcagaaaaaatgAAACGACTGAGAGAAGCAATTGATGCCCAGACAAACTACACGATCGCA GCGATCACCGGGATGGCGATTGACAATCATCTGCTTGGTCTTCTGAGAACAGCAACGGAGCTTAAACTGGAGAAACCAGAGATATTCAGTGATGAAACCTTTTTGGCCAGTAACCAGTTCATCCTGTCCACCAGTCAG GTCCCGACAACCGTGGAAATGTTCTGCTGCTATGGCCCAGTAGTGCCAAACGGCTATGGCGCTTGCTACAACCCGCAGTCCGACCACATCCTCTTCTGTGTGTCCAGCTTTTGGGAGAACACACAGACAAGCTCTGCGGTTTTCGTCAAAGCTCTGCACGAGGCGATGTTGGACATCAGAGACCTTTGCAACAGCTGCTGTCCCGCCTCTCCCAAAGTGGCTAACAACAGCCCGGGACCAAGTCGACCACAGCGGCCAGGGAAGTGA
- the LOC128752578 gene encoding choline O-acetyltransferase-like isoform X2 — protein MPILERDSSRDLSSEVGQVLPKVPVPPLKQTLDTYLKCVQHLVKEEQFRKTKAIVEKFGAPGGTGELLQRKLLERRERMKNWVYDYWLEDMYLNNRLALPVNSSPVMVFPKQTFRDPKDALRYAARLVRGVLEYKALIEARELAVEFARGQLAGTPLCMEQYNRLFTSYRYPGLKTDVLKVQMKTSSSTSEHIIVARKNQFFALDVVMNNKPLSETEILTQLERIMLMAEKAGETLPPVGILTSDGRAEWAQARDILVKDQTNRTSLALIESCVCVLCLDEPSGLQPTDTNRALLMLHGGGPEKNGANRWYDKSMQFVVGLDGVCGVVCEHSPFEGVVLVQCSEYLVNYIGTPSKSARTTSAKELPPPRRLIWKYDANTQRKLTASTERLQRLVNNLDMDVFKFREYGKDFIKKQKMSPDAFVQVALQLAFYKCNRRLVSTYESASIRRFQDGRVDNIRSATAEALAFVQAMTEERSPFTNAEKMKRLREAIDAQTNYTIAAITGMAIDNHLLGLLRTATELKLEKPEIFSDETFLASNQFILSTSQVPTTVEMFCCYGPVVPNGYGACYNPQSDHILFCVSSFWENTQTSSAVFVKALHEAMLDIRDLCNSCCPASPKVANNSPGPSRPQRPGK, from the exons ATGCCAATTTTGGAGAGAGACTCGTCAAGGGACCTGAGCAGCGAGGTTGGGCAG GTCTTGCCCAAGGTCCCGGTGCCGCCACTGAAGCAAACACTTGACACCTACTTGAAGTGTGTCCAGCatctggtgaaggaggagcagTTCAGGAAAACCAAGGCCATTGTGGAGAAGTTCGGCGCTCCTGGTGGGACTGGAGAGCTTCTGCAAAGGAAGCTTCTCGAGAGGCGGGAGAGGATGAAAAACTGG GTTTATGACTACTGGCTGGAGGACATGTACCTGAACAACCGCCTGGCTCTGCCGGTCAACTCCAGCCCAGTCATGGTTTTCCCTAAGCAGACGTTCCGCGATCCCAAAGATGCTCTCAG ATACGCTGCTCGTCTTGTCAGAGGAGTGTTGGAGTACAAAGCCCTCATTGAGGC GCGAGAGCTTGCAGTGGAGTTTGCCCGGGGCCAGCTGGCCGGGACGCCGCTGTGCATGGAGCAGTATAACCGCCTCTTTACCTCGTACCGCTACCCGGGTCTGAAGACTGACGTGCTGAAGGTCCAGATGAAGACAAGCTCCTCGACATCTGAGCACATCATCGTGGCACGCAAAAATCAG TTTTTTGCACTGGATGTGGTCATGAACAACAAACCACTGAGTGAGACAGAGATTCTGACCCAACTGGAGAGAATCATGCTGATGGCTGAAAAGGCAGGAGAGACACTGCCCCCTGTTGGAATCCTGACATCAGACGGAAGAGCGGAATGGGCCCAGGCCAGGGACATACTCGTGAAAG ATCAGACCAACAGGACGTCCCTGGCTCTGATtgagagctgtgtgtgtgtcttgtgtttGGACGAGCCCAGTGGCCTCCAGCCCACTGACACCAACAGAGCCCTGCTGATGCTGCACGGTGGAGGTCCAGAGAAGAACGGAGCCAATCGTTGGTACGACAAGTCCATGCAG TTTGTGGTAGGACTGGATGGTGTGTGTGGGGTCGTCTGTGAGCATTCCCCGTTTGAGGGTGTGGTCCTGGTTCAGTGCTCGGAATACCTGGTCAACTACAT CGGGACACCCTCGAAAAGTGCAAGGACCACAAGCGCCAAAGAACTTCCTCCCCCTAGACGATTGATCTGGAAATATGACGCCAACACACAGAGAAAACTGACAGCTTCTACAGAGCGACTGCAGAG GCTGGTCAACAATTTGGACATGGACGTCTTCAAGTTCCGAGAATATGGGAAAGATTTCATCAAAAAGCAGAAGATGAGTCCAGACGCCTTCGTGCAAGTTGCCCTGCAGCTCGCCTTTTACAA GTGCAACAGGCGACTCGTCTCCACGTACGAAAGTGCGTCAATACGCCGGTTCCAGGACGGACGCGTGGACAACATCCGCTCAGCCACCGCCGAGGCACTGGCCTTCGTCCAGGCCATGACAGAAGAGCGATCCCCGTTCACC aatgcagaaaaaatgAAACGACTGAGAGAAGCAATTGATGCCCAGACAAACTACACGATCGCA GCGATCACCGGGATGGCGATTGACAATCATCTGCTTGGTCTTCTGAGAACAGCAACGGAGCTTAAACTGGAGAAACCAGAGATATTCAGTGATGAAACCTTTTTGGCCAGTAACCAGTTCATCCTGTCCACCAGTCAG GTCCCGACAACCGTGGAAATGTTCTGCTGCTATGGCCCAGTAGTGCCAAACGGCTATGGCGCTTGCTACAACCCGCAGTCCGACCACATCCTCTTCTGTGTGTCCAGCTTTTGGGAGAACACACAGACAAGCTCTGCGGTTTTCGTCAAAGCTCTGCACGAGGCGATGTTGGACATCAGAGACCTTTGCAACAGCTGCTGTCCCGCCTCTCCCAAAGTGGCTAACAACAGCCCGGGACCAAGTCGACCACAGCGGCCAGGGAAGTGA
- the LOC128752578 gene encoding choline O-acetyltransferase-like isoform X1 produces MPILERDSSRDLSSEVGQVLPKVPVPPLKQTLDTYLKCVQHLVKEEQFRKTKAIVEKFGAPGGTGELLQRKLLERRERMKNWVYDYWLEDMYLNNRLALPVNSSPVMVFPKQTFRDPKDALRYAARLVRGVLEYKALIEARELAVEFARGQLAGTPLCMEQYNRLFTSYRYPGLKTDVLKVQMKTSSSTSEHIIVARKNQFFALDVVMNNKPLSETEILTQLERIMLMAEKAGETLPPVGILTSDGRAEWAQARDILVKDQTNRTSLALIESCVCVLCLDEPSGLQPTDTNRALLMLHGGGPEKNGANRWYDKSMQFVVGLDGVCGVVCEHSPFEGVVLVQCSEYLVNYISGTPSKSARTTSAKELPPPRRLIWKYDANTQRKLTASTERLQRLVNNLDMDVFKFREYGKDFIKKQKMSPDAFVQVALQLAFYKCNRRLVSTYESASIRRFQDGRVDNIRSATAEALAFVQAMTEERSPFTNAEKMKRLREAIDAQTNYTIAAITGMAIDNHLLGLLRTATELKLEKPEIFSDETFLASNQFILSTSQVPTTVEMFCCYGPVVPNGYGACYNPQSDHILFCVSSFWENTQTSSAVFVKALHEAMLDIRDLCNSCCPASPKVANNSPGPSRPQRPGK; encoded by the exons ATGCCAATTTTGGAGAGAGACTCGTCAAGGGACCTGAGCAGCGAGGTTGGGCAG GTCTTGCCCAAGGTCCCGGTGCCGCCACTGAAGCAAACACTTGACACCTACTTGAAGTGTGTCCAGCatctggtgaaggaggagcagTTCAGGAAAACCAAGGCCATTGTGGAGAAGTTCGGCGCTCCTGGTGGGACTGGAGAGCTTCTGCAAAGGAAGCTTCTCGAGAGGCGGGAGAGGATGAAAAACTGG GTTTATGACTACTGGCTGGAGGACATGTACCTGAACAACCGCCTGGCTCTGCCGGTCAACTCCAGCCCAGTCATGGTTTTCCCTAAGCAGACGTTCCGCGATCCCAAAGATGCTCTCAG ATACGCTGCTCGTCTTGTCAGAGGAGTGTTGGAGTACAAAGCCCTCATTGAGGC GCGAGAGCTTGCAGTGGAGTTTGCCCGGGGCCAGCTGGCCGGGACGCCGCTGTGCATGGAGCAGTATAACCGCCTCTTTACCTCGTACCGCTACCCGGGTCTGAAGACTGACGTGCTGAAGGTCCAGATGAAGACAAGCTCCTCGACATCTGAGCACATCATCGTGGCACGCAAAAATCAG TTTTTTGCACTGGATGTGGTCATGAACAACAAACCACTGAGTGAGACAGAGATTCTGACCCAACTGGAGAGAATCATGCTGATGGCTGAAAAGGCAGGAGAGACACTGCCCCCTGTTGGAATCCTGACATCAGACGGAAGAGCGGAATGGGCCCAGGCCAGGGACATACTCGTGAAAG ATCAGACCAACAGGACGTCCCTGGCTCTGATtgagagctgtgtgtgtgtcttgtgtttGGACGAGCCCAGTGGCCTCCAGCCCACTGACACCAACAGAGCCCTGCTGATGCTGCACGGTGGAGGTCCAGAGAAGAACGGAGCCAATCGTTGGTACGACAAGTCCATGCAG TTTGTGGTAGGACTGGATGGTGTGTGTGGGGTCGTCTGTGAGCATTCCCCGTTTGAGGGTGTGGTCCTGGTTCAGTGCTCGGAATACCTGGTCAACTACAT TAGCGGGACACCCTCGAAAAGTGCAAGGACCACAAGCGCCAAAGAACTTCCTCCCCCTAGACGATTGATCTGGAAATATGACGCCAACACACAGAGAAAACTGACAGCTTCTACAGAGCGACTGCAGAG GCTGGTCAACAATTTGGACATGGACGTCTTCAAGTTCCGAGAATATGGGAAAGATTTCATCAAAAAGCAGAAGATGAGTCCAGACGCCTTCGTGCAAGTTGCCCTGCAGCTCGCCTTTTACAA GTGCAACAGGCGACTCGTCTCCACGTACGAAAGTGCGTCAATACGCCGGTTCCAGGACGGACGCGTGGACAACATCCGCTCAGCCACCGCCGAGGCACTGGCCTTCGTCCAGGCCATGACAGAAGAGCGATCCCCGTTCACC aatgcagaaaaaatgAAACGACTGAGAGAAGCAATTGATGCCCAGACAAACTACACGATCGCA GCGATCACCGGGATGGCGATTGACAATCATCTGCTTGGTCTTCTGAGAACAGCAACGGAGCTTAAACTGGAGAAACCAGAGATATTCAGTGATGAAACCTTTTTGGCCAGTAACCAGTTCATCCTGTCCACCAGTCAG GTCCCGACAACCGTGGAAATGTTCTGCTGCTATGGCCCAGTAGTGCCAAACGGCTATGGCGCTTGCTACAACCCGCAGTCCGACCACATCCTCTTCTGTGTGTCCAGCTTTTGGGAGAACACACAGACAAGCTCTGCGGTTTTCGTCAAAGCTCTGCACGAGGCGATGTTGGACATCAGAGACCTTTGCAACAGCTGCTGTCCCGCCTCTCCCAAAGTGGCTAACAACAGCCCGGGACCAAGTCGACCACAGCGGCCAGGGAAGTGA
- the LOC128752578 gene encoding choline O-acetyltransferase-like isoform X4 — MPILERDSSRDLSSEVGQVLPKVPVPPLKQTLDTYLKCVQHLVKEEQFRKTKAIVEKFGAPGGTGELLQRKLLERRERMKNWVYDYWLEDMYLNNRLALPVNSSPVMVFPKQTFRDPKDALRYAARLVRGVLEYKALIEARELAVEFARGQLAGTPLCMEQYNRLFTSYRYPGLKTDVLKVQMKTSSSTSEHIIVARKNQFFALDVVMNNKPLSETEILTQLERIMLMAEKAGETLPPVGILTSDGRAEWAQARDILVKDQTNRTSLALIESCVCVLCLDEPSGLQPTDTNRALLMLHGGGPEKNGANRWYDKSMQFVVGLDGVCGVVCEHSPFEGVVLVQCSEYLVNYISGTPSKSARTTSAKELPPPRRLIWKYDANTQRKLTASTERLQRLVNNLDMDVFKFREYGKDFIKKQKMSPDAFVQVALQLAFYKCNRRLVSTYESASIRRFQDGRVDNIRSATAEALAFVQAMTEERSPFTNAEKMKRLREAIDAQTNYTIAAITGMAIDNHLLGLLRTATELKLEKPEIFSDETFLASNQFILSTSQLLGEHTDKLCGFRQSSARGDVGHQRPLQQLLSRLSQSG, encoded by the exons ATGCCAATTTTGGAGAGAGACTCGTCAAGGGACCTGAGCAGCGAGGTTGGGCAG GTCTTGCCCAAGGTCCCGGTGCCGCCACTGAAGCAAACACTTGACACCTACTTGAAGTGTGTCCAGCatctggtgaaggaggagcagTTCAGGAAAACCAAGGCCATTGTGGAGAAGTTCGGCGCTCCTGGTGGGACTGGAGAGCTTCTGCAAAGGAAGCTTCTCGAGAGGCGGGAGAGGATGAAAAACTGG GTTTATGACTACTGGCTGGAGGACATGTACCTGAACAACCGCCTGGCTCTGCCGGTCAACTCCAGCCCAGTCATGGTTTTCCCTAAGCAGACGTTCCGCGATCCCAAAGATGCTCTCAG ATACGCTGCTCGTCTTGTCAGAGGAGTGTTGGAGTACAAAGCCCTCATTGAGGC GCGAGAGCTTGCAGTGGAGTTTGCCCGGGGCCAGCTGGCCGGGACGCCGCTGTGCATGGAGCAGTATAACCGCCTCTTTACCTCGTACCGCTACCCGGGTCTGAAGACTGACGTGCTGAAGGTCCAGATGAAGACAAGCTCCTCGACATCTGAGCACATCATCGTGGCACGCAAAAATCAG TTTTTTGCACTGGATGTGGTCATGAACAACAAACCACTGAGTGAGACAGAGATTCTGACCCAACTGGAGAGAATCATGCTGATGGCTGAAAAGGCAGGAGAGACACTGCCCCCTGTTGGAATCCTGACATCAGACGGAAGAGCGGAATGGGCCCAGGCCAGGGACATACTCGTGAAAG ATCAGACCAACAGGACGTCCCTGGCTCTGATtgagagctgtgtgtgtgtcttgtgtttGGACGAGCCCAGTGGCCTCCAGCCCACTGACACCAACAGAGCCCTGCTGATGCTGCACGGTGGAGGTCCAGAGAAGAACGGAGCCAATCGTTGGTACGACAAGTCCATGCAG TTTGTGGTAGGACTGGATGGTGTGTGTGGGGTCGTCTGTGAGCATTCCCCGTTTGAGGGTGTGGTCCTGGTTCAGTGCTCGGAATACCTGGTCAACTACAT TAGCGGGACACCCTCGAAAAGTGCAAGGACCACAAGCGCCAAAGAACTTCCTCCCCCTAGACGATTGATCTGGAAATATGACGCCAACACACAGAGAAAACTGACAGCTTCTACAGAGCGACTGCAGAG GCTGGTCAACAATTTGGACATGGACGTCTTCAAGTTCCGAGAATATGGGAAAGATTTCATCAAAAAGCAGAAGATGAGTCCAGACGCCTTCGTGCAAGTTGCCCTGCAGCTCGCCTTTTACAA GTGCAACAGGCGACTCGTCTCCACGTACGAAAGTGCGTCAATACGCCGGTTCCAGGACGGACGCGTGGACAACATCCGCTCAGCCACCGCCGAGGCACTGGCCTTCGTCCAGGCCATGACAGAAGAGCGATCCCCGTTCACC aatgcagaaaaaatgAAACGACTGAGAGAAGCAATTGATGCCCAGACAAACTACACGATCGCA GCGATCACCGGGATGGCGATTGACAATCATCTGCTTGGTCTTCTGAGAACAGCAACGGAGCTTAAACTGGAGAAACCAGAGATATTCAGTGATGAAACCTTTTTGGCCAGTAACCAGTTCATCCTGTCCACCAGTCAG CTTTTGGGAGAACACACAGACAAGCTCTGCGGTTTTCGTCAAAGCTCTGCACGAGGCGATGTTGGACATCAGAGACCTTTGCAACAGCTGCTGTCCCGCCTCTCCCAAAGTGGCTAA
- the slc18a3b gene encoding probable vesicular acetylcholine transporter-B: METDDGSSGLAKSAAVKLSEMGERTKQLGTAMRDPHQQRRIILVIVCVALLLDNMLYMVIVPIIPDYLADLESEQTEHVHLVMHPNTSTNSTSPSKNNLDVQIGVLFASKAILQLLVNPLSGTFIDRVGYDIPLLIGLSVMFVSTCIFAFGENYATLFVARSLQGLGSAFADTSGLAMIADKYTEEAERSRALGIALAFISFGSLVAPPFGGVLYEFAGKRVPFIVLACICLADGFLFLTLIKPLTNRTRENMPVGTPIYRLMIDPYIAVVAGALTVCNIPLAFLEPTIANWMETTMHSTQWEMGLTWLPAFFPHVLGVYITVKLAAQHPNLQWFYGAVGMVIIGASSCTVPACKTFGQLIAPLCGICFGIALVDTALLPTLAFLVDVRHVSVYGSVYAIADISYSVAYAMGPIVAGQIVHNLGFVQLNLGMGLVNVLYAPALLLLRNVCQMKPSYSERDNLLEEAPQGLYDTIKMEERRGKKKGYSSAGNCLPVDENGFDPFRAQMSPSEESSGPDYA, translated from the coding sequence ATGGAGACAGATGATGGATCATCCGGGTTGGCCAAGTCCGCCGCGGTGAAGCTCTCCGAGATGGGTGAGAGGACCAAGCAGCTGGGCACCGCGATGAGAGACCCGCACCAGCAGAGGCGAATCATCCTGGTCATCGTCTGCGTGGCTTTGCTGCTGGACAACATGCTCTACATGGTGATAGTGCCCATCATCCCGGACTACCTCGCTGACCTGGAGAGCGAGCAGACCGAGCACGTCCACTTGGTCATGCACCCCAACACCTCTACCAACAGCACAAGTCCATCCAAAAACAACCTAGACGTGCAGATCGGAGTTCTATTCGCGTCTAAAGCCATTCTCCAGCTCCTAGTCAATCCTCTGTCTGGGACCTTCATAGACCGGGTCGGGTATGACATCCCCCTGCTCATCGGGCTCAGCGTCATGTTCGTCTCCACCTGTATATTCGCTTTCGGGGAGAACTATGCCACTTTGTTTGTGGCCAGAAGTTTGCAAGGACTCGGCTCGGCCTTCGCGGACACATCTGGACTGGCCATGATCGCGGACAAGTACACGGAGGAAGCGGAGAGGAGTCGCGCTTTGGGCATCGCCCTGGCGTTCATCTCTTTCGGGAGCCTGGTGGCACCTCCTTTCGGAGGGGTCCTGTACGAGTTCGCGGGCAAAAGAGTTCCCTTCATCGTGTTGGCTTGCATCTGCTTGGCAGACGGGTTCTTGTTCCTCACTCTGATCAAGCCCCTCACCAACAGGACTAGAGAGAACATGCCAGTCGGCACCCCCATCTACAGACTCATGATCGACCCCTACATCGCAGTTGTGGCAGGGGCTCTGACCGTGTGCAACATCCCGCTGGCCTTTCTGGAGCCCACCATCGCCAACTGGATGGAGACCACCATGCACTCCACGCAGTGGGAGATGGGTCTCACATGGCTGCCTGCGTTCTTCCCGCACGTCCTCGGTGTGTACATCACCGTCAAACTAGCCGCGCAGCATCCGAATCTGCAGTGGTTCTACGGCGCAGTGGGGATGGTCATCATAGGCGCCAGCTCCTGCACTGTCCCGGCGTGCAAAACTTTTGGGCAACTCATCGCGCCCCTGTGCGGGATCTGCTTTGGCATCGCGCTCGTGGACACGGCGCTGCTGCCCACCCTTGCGTTCCTGGTGGACGTGCGCCACGTGTCCGTGTACGGTAGTGTCTACGCTATAGCCGACATCTCCTATTCTGTGGCGTATGCCATGGGGCCAATAGTCGCGGGGCAGATCGTGCACAATTTAGGCTTCGTGCAGCTCAACTTGGGCATGGGTCTCGTCAATGTGCTTTACGCaccagctctgctgctgctgcgcaaCGTGTGCCAAATGAAACCGTCCTATTCCGAGAGAGATAACCTTTTAGAAGAAGCGCCACAGGGGCTTTACGATACCATCAAAATGGAAGAGAGGAGGGGCAAAAAGAAGGGCTACAGTTCAGCGGGGAATTGCCTGCCGGTGGATGAAAATGGGTTCGATCCCTTTAGAGCACAAATGTCTCCGTCGGAGGAGTCGTCCGGTCCGGACTACGCTTAA